The following proteins are encoded in a genomic region of Pyrus communis chromosome 11, drPyrComm1.1, whole genome shotgun sequence:
- the LOC137707741 gene encoding uncharacterized protein, with protein sequence MVKFFQKYGIKHHMSTPRYPQGNRRAEASNKIILDYLKKTLANKKGKWPNELLRCLWAYRTTKRRATGDTPFSLVFGSEAIIHPNVIKSSITALLLSIEQNSKEIAISLDLTEEKREQAITLIAAYPQQLISNYNKRAKIRKFHPEDLVLSLHHCLQRKLQKDGSHLGRSVQN encoded by the coding sequence ATggtgaagttcttccaaaagtatggtaTTAAGCATCACATGTCCACGCcgagatatcctcaaggcaataggcgggccgaagcatccaacaagataaTCCTTGACTACCTCAAGAAAACCCTCGCCaataagaagggaaaatggccaaacGAACTTCTTAGatgtctatgggcatatcgcaccaccaaaagacgagcAACCGGTGATACTCCTTTCTCTTTGGTATTTGGctcagaagcaatcattcatcccAATGTCATCAAGTCAAGTATCACCGCTCTACTACTAAGCATTGAGCAGAACAGTAAGGAGATAGCCATAAGCTTAGATCTAACAGAGGAGAAGCGCGAGCAGGCCATCACCCTCATCGCAGCCTACCCGCAGCAGCTCATCTCTaactacaacaaaagggccaagatccggAAGTTCCATCCcgaagatctagtcctaagcCTTCATCACTGCCTCCAGAGaaagctccaaaaagatggatctcatctgggaaggtccgtacaaAATTAG